A single window of Nicotiana sylvestris chromosome 3, ASM39365v2, whole genome shotgun sequence DNA harbors:
- the LOC104230227 gene encoding uncharacterized protein — MDPSNKSVSAGSSSNKIRQIVRLQQLLKKWKKIAAASPSSTHLHNNLLSINNSTSSSTKSINKFLKKTLSFSEKDRSSPAEVCSINSSDVAVPKGCLAVSVGKEDKEEVKRFVIPMDYLGHPSFQVLLREAEEEFGFQQQGLLKIPCEVSVFEKILKNINSNNKIRQPPAPAHDHDAFFQLQQPHHSSDLSTINSVVVDDNNIIHNVGCCSPDNHQHHQGIMPPQLCS; from the coding sequence ATGGATCCATCAAACAAATCTGTGTCTGCAGGCAGCTCTTCTAATAAGATCAGACAAATAGTTAGGCTTCAACAGCTCCTCAAGAAATGGAAGAAGATAGCAGCTGCCTCCCCCTCCTCCACCCACCTCCATAACAACCTCCTCAGTATAAACAACAGCACAAGCAGCAGCACCAAAAGCATCAATAAGTTCCTCAAGAAAACCCTTTCATTCTCGGAAAAGGACAGATCATCACCTGCAGAGGTATGCAGCATTAATAGCTCCGATGTAGCAGTCCCCAAAGGGTGCCTTGCAGTATCCGTTGgcaaggaggacaaagaagaagtCAAGAGATTCGTCATCCCAATGGATTACTTGGGCCACCCATCATTTCAAGTCCTCTTGAGAGAAGCCGAAGAAGAGTTTGGTTTTCAACAACAGGGACTCCTCAAGATTCCTTGTGAAGTCTCCGTCTTCGAGAAGATTTTGAAAAACATTAACTCTAACAACAAGATCAGACAACCACCAGCACCAGCTCATGATCATGATGCCTTTTTCCAACTGCAGCAGCCTCATCATTCTTCTGATTTATCCACCATTAATAGCGTCGTCGTCGATGATAATAATATCATTCACAACGTTGGCTGCTGCTCTCCAGACAATCACCAACACCACCAGGGAATCATGCCTCCTCAATTGTGCAGTTGA
- the LOC138888453 gene encoding uncharacterized protein produces MRVAEMRMLRWMCGCTRRDRISNEAIRDRVGVASVEDKMRESRLRWFGHVKRRSIDAPVGRCERLVMESLRRGRGRPKKYWGELIRQDVSLFQFTEDMTLDRRVWSSRIKVKGIVFRVAIIGYCFPSFLPSSSCSLEPRVYWKQSLYLH; encoded by the exons ATgagagtagcagagatgaggatgttgagatggatgtgtgggtgtACCAGGCGAGATAGAATTAGCAATGAAGCTATCCGGGACAGAGTGGGAGTAGCctccgtggaggacaagatgcgggaatcGCGGTtgagatggttcggacatgttaAGAGAAGAAGCATTGATGCCCCTGTcgggaggtgtgagaggttggtcATGGAGAGTTTGAGGAGGggtcgaggtaggcctaagaagtactgGGGAGAATTGATTCGGCAGGACGTGTCGTTGTTTCAGTTCactgaggacatgacacttgataggagggtgtggagtTCGAGGATTAAGGTAAAAG GTATTGTATTTCGTGTTGCTATTATTGGATACTGTTTTCCTTCCTTTCTTCCCTCTTCTTCttgctctcttgagccgagggtctattggaaacagtctctctacctgcattag
- the LOC104230228 gene encoding protein SLOW GREEN 1, chloroplastic isoform X4, whose translation MNDVGKAKSVVSDPQFEERLQAVKRLALKQKKAEEEKAYGAIDYDAPVESESTTIGLGTKIGVGAAVIVFGLVFALGDFLPSGSVSPTEEIASTDKRIAEDERANLLKTLQQIEATLASSPEDSISLEGAAVTLVQLGEYNRASSLLEDLIKKKPNDPDVYRLLGEVKYELKDYEGSAAAFRMSAMVSGTIDFEVLRGLTNALIAAKKPDEAVQMLLASRKRLNEEKTIGSSDGIKKSAVKSKSDVDPIQIDLLLGKSYSEWGRVSDAVSVYNQLISTYPDDFRGYLAKGIILKENGNVGDAERMFIQARFFAPENAKALVDKYSK comes from the exons ATGAATGATGTCGGAAAGGCAAAAAGTGTGGTGTCAGATCCTCAGTTTGAGGAACGGTTGCAAGCAGTAAAAAG GTTGGCACTAAAGCAGAAAAAAGCAGAGGAAGAGAAAGCATACGGAGCAATTGACTATGATGCTCCGGTCGAGTCCGAAAGTACTACAATCGGATTGGGTACCAAG ATTGGAGTTGGAGCAGCTGTTATTGTATTTGGACTCGTATTTGCACTTGGTGACTTTCTTCCTTCTGGAAG TGTTAGTCCCACTGAGGAGATTGCCAGCACTGATAAGAGAATTGCTGAAGATGAGAGAGCTAACCTCCTG AAGACGCTTCAGCAGATTGAGGCAACACTGGCTTCATCACCAGAGGATTCAATCTCCCTTGAA GGAGCTGCTGTGACCTTAGTTCAACTGGGGGAGTACAATCGAGCCTCTTCCCTTCTTGAGGATTTGATTAAG AAGAAACCGAATGACCCTGATGTCTACCGTTTGCTTGGAGAAGTCAAATATGAACTGAAGGACTATGAAGGAAGTGCTGCTGCTTTTAGGATGTCTGCCATG GTGTCCGGAACTATTGATTTTGAAGTTCTACGTGGTCTTACAAATGCACTGATAGCTGCAAAGAAGCCAGATGAG GCTGTTCAAATGCTTTTGGCATCTCGCAAACGTCTAAATGAAGAAAAAACTATCGGTAGCAGTGATGGAATCAAGAAGAGTGCAGTGAAATCAAAGTCAGATGTTGACCCAATTCAA ATTGACCTGCTTCTTGGAAAATCATACTCAGAATGGGGCCGTGTCAGCGATGCGGTGTCTGTATATAATCAACTCATTTCTACCTATCCTGATGACTTTAGGGGTTACTTAGCAAAG GGTATTATTTTGAAAGAGAACGGAAATGTTGGTGATGCTGAGAGAATGTTTATACAA GCAAGATTCTTTGCACCAGAGAATGCGAAGGCGCTTGTTGATAAGTATTCAAAGTGA